From a single Pseudomonas sp. A34-9 genomic region:
- a CDS encoding MerR family transcriptional regulator, whose amino-acid sequence MKIGEVSKRTGVAASAIRYYEEQGLLEPSTRDANGYRHYAEAAVARLILVRDAQRLGFSLDTIRGLFLQDGSCSKSLTIEQIDIRMDEIRQIEANLAMQREGLLRLRHVLEESLRSGAPVVCASAHRAESNRPEQTMITRNALQGR is encoded by the coding sequence ATGAAGATTGGGGAAGTTTCCAAGCGCACCGGTGTTGCCGCTTCGGCCATCCGCTATTACGAGGAACAAGGGTTATTGGAGCCTTCTACCCGTGACGCCAATGGATATCGCCACTACGCCGAGGCGGCTGTTGCACGACTGATACTGGTGCGCGACGCCCAGCGCCTTGGTTTTTCTCTCGACACCATTCGCGGTCTGTTTTTGCAGGATGGCAGTTGTTCGAAATCGCTGACCATCGAGCAAATCGATATCCGTATGGATGAGATACGACAGATCGAGGCCAACCTGGCGATGCAACGTGAGGGATTGTTACGGCTACGGCATGTGCTGGAGGAAAGTCTGCGCAGTGGTGCACCTGTCGTGTGCGCGAGTGCACACAGGGCCGAGTCGAATCGGCCTGAGCAAACCATGATCACGCGCAACGCATTGCAGGGGCGTTGA
- a CDS encoding lysozyme inhibitor LprI family protein → MSLRFLLALTPFLFTPLAHAAVDCANASDQATMNQCAGQDFKAADNELNTVYQQISGRLKDNPEGKKLLVSAQRAWLGFRDAECKFSSSGVTGGSIYPWVYSNCLTGVTKVRVEALKQYLKCEEGDMSCPVPGA, encoded by the coding sequence ATGTCCCTACGCTTTCTTCTGGCCCTGACACCCTTTCTGTTCACTCCCCTCGCCCACGCCGCCGTCGACTGCGCCAATGCCAGCGATCAGGCGACGATGAACCAGTGCGCCGGGCAGGACTTCAAAGCGGCGGACAACGAGTTGAACACGGTGTACCAGCAGATCAGCGGGCGGTTGAAGGACAATCCGGAGGGCAAGAAGCTGTTGGTCAGCGCGCAGCGGGCATGGCTCGGGTTTCGGGATGCGGAGTGCAAGTTTTCATCGTCCGGGGTGACGGGCGGGAGTATTTATCCGTGGGTTTATAGCAATTGCCTGACCGGGGTGACCAAGGTGCGGGTTGAGGCGCTGAAACAGTATTTAAAGTGTGAAGAAGGCGACATGAGCTGCCCGGTGCCTGGGGCCTGA
- a CDS encoding TetR/AcrR family transcriptional regulator, which produces MRYSASHKLETRKKLLQSSALSAKRSGFSTVGVDGLMKAIGLSGAAFYSHFSSKDALFTAIVERELGQSLERLGGEGTQDRQRMERCLKHYLSMAHVEQPEAGCALPALGAEIARSDVQVREQAELWICRLQQRWAQILESETLAWSVLSQCVGALVVARMLATPDVQQAVLKSSHEEIGRQIAGQR; this is translated from the coding sequence ATGCGTTACTCCGCCAGTCACAAGCTGGAAACCCGGAAAAAGCTGCTGCAGAGCAGCGCGCTGTCAGCAAAGCGCTCCGGTTTTTCCACGGTGGGCGTTGATGGTTTGATGAAGGCTATCGGATTGAGCGGTGCGGCGTTCTACAGCCATTTCTCGTCAAAAGATGCGTTATTCACTGCCATCGTCGAGCGCGAGTTGGGTCAAAGCCTTGAACGATTGGGCGGGGAGGGCACGCAGGATCGTCAGCGAATGGAGCGCTGTCTCAAGCACTACCTGAGCATGGCCCACGTAGAGCAACCTGAGGCCGGTTGCGCGTTGCCGGCGCTGGGCGCAGAAATTGCCCGATCGGATGTTCAGGTGCGCGAGCAAGCCGAGCTGTGGATTTGCCGGCTTCAGCAGCGTTGGGCACAGATACTTGAAAGCGAGACCCTGGCGTGGTCGGTACTGTCGCAATGCGTCGGGGCGTTGGTGGTGGCGCGCATGTTGGCCACGCCGGACGTTCAGCAAGCGGTGCTGAAGTCCAGCCATGAAGAGATCGGCCGGCAGATTGCCGGCCAACGCTGA
- a CDS encoding SDR family oxidoreductase — protein MNNKKVVLVVGAGDATGGAIAKRFASEGFIACVTRRSADKLQPLVDAIKAEGGEAHGFACDARKEEDVIALIEDIETRLGPIEAFVFNIGANVPCSILEETARKYFKIWEMACFSGFLNAREVAKRMVTRQRGTILFTGATAGLRGASGFAAFAGAKHGIRALAQSMARELGPMNIHVAHVVVDGAIDTDFIRNSFPEKYATKEQDGILNPEHIAENYWYLHSQPRDAWTFELDLRPWNERW, from the coding sequence ATGAACAACAAGAAGGTCGTATTGGTTGTCGGCGCCGGTGATGCCACGGGCGGAGCGATTGCCAAGCGTTTTGCCAGTGAGGGATTCATCGCCTGCGTGACGCGGCGCAGCGCCGACAAATTGCAACCGCTGGTGGACGCGATCAAGGCTGAAGGCGGCGAAGCCCATGGCTTTGCCTGCGATGCGCGCAAGGAAGAAGACGTCATCGCCCTGATTGAAGACATCGAAACCCGTCTGGGGCCGATCGAAGCCTTTGTGTTCAATATCGGCGCCAACGTGCCGTGCAGCATTCTTGAAGAAACCGCGCGCAAGTATTTCAAGATTTGGGAAATGGCCTGCTTCTCAGGCTTCCTCAATGCTCGTGAAGTGGCCAAACGCATGGTCACTCGTCAACGCGGCACGATTCTCTTCACCGGTGCCACCGCCGGACTTCGCGGCGCTTCCGGATTCGCCGCATTTGCCGGTGCCAAGCACGGCATTCGCGCACTGGCGCAAAGCATGGCGCGGGAACTAGGGCCGATGAACATCCACGTCGCCCATGTGGTGGTCGATGGTGCGATCGACACCGATTTCATTCGCAACAGTTTCCCCGAGAAGTACGCGACCAAAGAACAGGATGGCATCCTCAATCCCGAGCACATCGCCGAGAACTACTGGTATCTGCACAGTCAGCCACGGGACGCCTGGACGTTCGAGCTGGACCTGCGTCCCTGGAACGAACGCTGGTAA
- a CDS encoding NAD(P)H-dependent oxidoreductase: MSTLTDLLKWRYATKKYDPSRTVSDEKIERILEAVRLTPTSSGLQPFELLVVTNAEVREKIKAVSWNQQQVTDCSHLLVFAAWDDITAERVNMMFDLTNEVRGTVNEGWENYRQMLLGIVAGRGKEANYQAAARQAYIGLGSALIAAAFEEVDATPMEGFDPAAIDEILGLAARNLRSVVILPLGHRATEGDWLVNLKKVRRSRENFITEIK; encoded by the coding sequence ATGAGCACACTGACAGACCTGCTGAAATGGCGTTACGCAACGAAAAAGTACGACCCTTCGCGGACGGTGTCCGATGAAAAAATCGAGCGCATTCTGGAAGCGGTGCGGTTAACGCCGACATCAAGTGGACTGCAGCCTTTTGAATTGCTCGTAGTGACCAATGCAGAGGTTCGCGAAAAGATCAAAGCCGTCAGCTGGAATCAGCAGCAGGTGACCGACTGTTCTCATTTGTTGGTGTTTGCCGCGTGGGACGATATCACTGCGGAGCGGGTCAACATGATGTTTGACCTGACTAACGAAGTTCGTGGGACCGTTAACGAAGGATGGGAGAATTACCGTCAGATGCTCTTGGGCATCGTCGCTGGACGTGGCAAAGAGGCTAATTATCAGGCGGCTGCGCGCCAGGCTTATATCGGTTTGGGCTCGGCTTTGATCGCCGCGGCATTTGAAGAAGTCGATGCCACACCAATGGAAGGTTTCGACCCGGCAGCCATCGATGAAATCCTCGGACTCGCGGCCCGCAACCTGCGCAGTGTGGTGATTCTGCCGCTGGGCCATCGAGCCACTGAGGGAGACTGGTTGGTCAATTTGAAAAAGGTACGTCGATCGCGGGAAAACTTCATTACCGAGATCAAGTAA
- a CDS encoding 2-hydroxychromene-2-carboxylate isomerase — MTKTVEFYFDLGSPATYLAYTQLPKICAQTNSELLYTPMLLGGVFKATGNASPAMIPAKGRYMFEDLDRYAKRYGVPLTFNPHFPINTLMLMRAVTGIQLRQPERFQAFIDCLFTALWVEGRSLDEPATVAAVLSEYGFDPQEVLALSNDESVKAALKENTETAVKRGVFGAPSMFIGNQLFFGQDRLDFVEQALRQG, encoded by the coding sequence ATGACGAAAACCGTGGAGTTCTATTTCGACCTCGGCAGCCCTGCCACCTATCTGGCCTACACCCAACTGCCGAAGATTTGCGCGCAGACGAACAGTGAGCTGCTCTACACCCCGATGCTGCTCGGTGGCGTCTTCAAGGCAACCGGCAACGCATCACCGGCAATGATTCCGGCGAAGGGTCGGTACATGTTTGAGGATCTGGATCGCTACGCGAAACGCTACGGGGTGCCGCTGACATTCAATCCGCATTTCCCGATCAACACATTGATGTTGATGCGTGCCGTCACTGGCATCCAGTTGCGCCAGCCAGAACGCTTTCAGGCGTTTATCGATTGTCTGTTCACGGCGCTATGGGTTGAAGGACGCAGCCTCGACGAGCCCGCGACTGTCGCCGCTGTGCTGAGCGAATACGGTTTCGATCCGCAGGAAGTACTGGCGCTGAGCAACGATGAATCTGTCAAGGCAGCGCTTAAGGAGAACACCGAAACCGCGGTTAAACGTGGTGTATTCGGAGCACCCAGTATGTTTATCGGCAATCAGCTGTTCTTTGGCCAGGATCGGCTCGACTTCGTTGAGCAAGCCTTGCGCCAAGGCTAA
- the msuE gene encoding FMN reductase, whose protein sequence is MSRPLKVVALSGGTWRPSRTLVLTQALLAELAGHLSIESHVIELGDIARPLGGALSRQELSAEVEAELQAIEQADLLIVAAPVYRGSYPGLLKHLFDLIDLNALIDTPVLLAATGGSERHALVLDHQLRPLFSFFQAMTLPIGVYATEADFADYQITSELLKARIRLAAERAAPLFATQIKPLLKIA, encoded by the coding sequence ATGTCGCGTCCCCTGAAAGTTGTCGCCCTCTCCGGCGGCACCTGGCGTCCGTCCCGTACCCTGGTGCTGACCCAAGCCTTGCTCGCCGAACTGGCCGGGCACTTGAGCATCGAAAGCCATGTGATCGAACTCGGTGATATCGCCCGTCCGCTCGGCGGCGCGCTGTCGCGTCAGGAACTCAGTGCAGAGGTTGAAGCCGAGCTGCAGGCCATCGAACAAGCCGATCTGCTGATCGTCGCCGCACCGGTTTATCGCGGTTCTTACCCGGGTCTGCTCAAGCACTTGTTCGACCTGATCGACCTCAACGCCCTGATCGACACGCCGGTACTGCTCGCCGCTACCGGCGGCAGCGAACGCCATGCGCTGGTCCTCGATCACCAATTGCGCCCGCTGTTCAGCTTCTTCCAGGCCATGACCTTGCCAATCGGCGTATACGCCACCGAAGCCGACTTCGCCGATTACCAGATCACCAGCGAACTGTTGAAGGCGCGCATTCGCCTGGCCGCCGAACGCGCCGCGCCGTTGTTCGCCACACAAATCAAACCCTTGCTGAAAATCGCCTGA
- a CDS encoding aminopeptidase P family protein, whose protein sequence is MSTQTSTEGSVPQRLAHTRELMRREGIHALLVPSADPHLSEYLPGYWQGRQWLSGFHGSVGTLIVTADFAGVWADSRYWEQASKELKGSGIELVKLQPGQPSPLDWLAEQTPQGGVVAVDGAVMAVASARTLSSKLEARGARLRTDIDLLQEVWSDRPSLPNAPIYQHLPPQATVSRGEKLAKLRETLQERGADWHFIATLDDIAWLFNLRGGDVSFNPVFVSFALIDQQRATLFVALSKVDADLRAVLEQDGVTLRDYSEVADALRAVPKGASLLVDPARVTSGLLDNLDSGVKLVEGLNPTTLAKSQKSEADARHIRKAMEQDGAALCEFFAWLESAWGRERITELTIDEKLTAARERRPDYVSLSFNTIAAFNANGAMPHYHATEEEHAVIEGDGLLLIDSGGQYLGGTTDITRMVPVGTPTEEQKRDCTRVLKGVIALSRAQFPKGILSPLLDAIARAPIWADSVDYGHGTGHGVGYFLNVHEGPQVIAYQAAPAPQTAMQPGMITSIEPGTYRPGRWGVRIENLAMNREAGSSEFGEFLKFETLTLCPIDTRCLLPALLTEEEKQWFNAYHAQVRERLSPLLEGAALEWLNTRTAAI, encoded by the coding sequence ATGAGTACCCAGACCTCGACCGAAGGATCGGTGCCCCAGCGCCTGGCGCACACCCGTGAACTGATGCGCCGCGAAGGCATTCATGCGCTGTTGGTGCCGTCCGCCGACCCGCATCTGTCGGAATATCTGCCGGGTTACTGGCAGGGCCGGCAGTGGTTGTCGGGCTTCCATGGTTCGGTCGGGACATTGATCGTCACCGCTGATTTCGCCGGCGTCTGGGCCGACAGTCGTTACTGGGAGCAGGCGAGCAAGGAACTCAAGGGCAGCGGCATCGAACTGGTCAAGTTGCAACCCGGTCAACCGAGTCCGCTGGACTGGCTGGCCGAGCAGACACCGCAAGGTGGTGTGGTCGCGGTTGACGGTGCGGTCATGGCCGTGGCTTCGGCGCGGACACTGAGCAGCAAGCTGGAGGCACGCGGTGCGCGTCTGCGTACCGACATCGATCTGCTGCAGGAAGTCTGGAGCGATCGCCCGAGCCTGCCGAATGCACCGATCTATCAGCATCTGCCGCCGCAAGCGACCGTCAGCCGTGGCGAAAAACTGGCCAAACTGCGCGAAACCTTGCAGGAACGCGGGGCCGACTGGCACTTCATCGCCACCCTCGACGACATTGCCTGGCTGTTCAATCTGCGTGGCGGCGATGTGTCGTTCAACCCGGTGTTTGTTTCGTTTGCGTTGATCGATCAACAGCGGGCCACATTGTTCGTGGCGCTGAGCAAAGTCGACGCGGATTTACGCGCGGTACTGGAACAGGATGGCGTGACGCTGCGCGACTACAGCGAAGTCGCCGATGCCCTGCGTGCCGTACCGAAGGGTGCGAGCCTGCTGGTCGACCCGGCGCGAGTGACCAGTGGTTTGCTGGATAACCTCGACAGCGGCGTGAAACTGGTTGAAGGCTTGAACCCGACTACGTTGGCCAAGTCGCAGAAAAGTGAAGCCGATGCCCGGCACATCCGCAAAGCCATGGAGCAGGACGGTGCGGCGCTGTGCGAATTCTTCGCCTGGCTGGAATCTGCCTGGGGGCGTGAGCGAATTACCGAGTTGACCATCGACGAAAAGCTCACCGCTGCCCGTGAGCGTCGTCCGGATTATGTGTCGCTGAGTTTCAACACCATCGCCGCGTTCAACGCCAACGGCGCGATGCCGCATTACCACGCCACCGAAGAAGAACACGCGGTGATCGAAGGCGACGGCCTGCTGCTGATCGACTCGGGCGGTCAATACCTGGGCGGCACCACGGATATCACGCGAATGGTGCCCGTCGGTACGCCGACCGAAGAGCAGAAGCGCGATTGCACGCGCGTGTTGAAAGGCGTGATTGCGCTGTCGCGCGCGCAGTTCCCGAAAGGCATTCTGTCACCACTGCTGGATGCCATTGCCCGCGCGCCGATCTGGGCCGACAGCGTGGATTACGGTCACGGCACCGGTCATGGCGTTGGCTACTTCCTCAACGTCCATGAAGGTCCACAGGTGATTGCGTATCAGGCCGCGCCTGCACCGCAGACGGCCATGCAGCCTGGGATGATCACTTCGATCGAGCCCGGCACCTACCGTCCGGGCCGTTGGGGTGTGCGTATCGAGAACCTGGCAATGAACCGCGAAGCGGGCAGCAGCGAATTCGGTGAATTCCTCAAGTTTGAAACCTTGACGCTGTGCCCGATCGACACGCGTTGCCTGCTGCCCGCGCTGCTGACTGAGGAAGAGAAGCAGTGGTTCAATGCTTACCACGCGCAAGTGCGTGAGCGCTTGAGTCCATTGCTTGAGGGTGCGGCGCTGGAATGGCTGAACACCCGGACTGCGGCTATCTGA
- the mrdA gene encoding penicillin-binding protein 2: MPEPIPIKDHEKETRLVNKRLIACALFVFAVSCALVVRLYILQVVEFDYHSTISENNRVHVLPIPPTRGLIYDRNGVLLADNRPSFNLTITRERANDVNQELDEVINLLHLPAEDRTVFDKAMKQSRHPFTPVTLFYELTEEQIAVLAVNEFRLPGLDVEPQFVRHYPLGAHFAHSIGYVGRINEKESKSLDSVEYRGTQSIGKTGIERFYEAQLHGHVGYEEVETNAQGRVLRVLKHTDPVPGQNIVLSLDIKLQEAAEAALGDRRGSVVALDPSTGEVLAMVSNPSFDPNLFVTGISSKEYSALRDSIDRPLFNRVLRGLYAPGSTIKPEVAIAGLDAGVVTPQTRVFDPGYYQLPDFDHKYRNWNHSGDGWVDMDAAIMRSNDTYFYDLAHKLGIDRLHDYMAMFGLGEKVSLDMFEESPGLMPSQAWKRATRRQAWFPGETVILGIGQGYMQVTPLQLAQATALIANKGVWNRPHLAKTVDGVAPVDEHPMPNILLKDPRDWEQVNHGMQMVMHDARGIARAAAAGAQYRIAGKSGTAQVVAIKQGERYNREKTLERHRDNALFVGFAPAEHPKIAISVMIENGEAGGRVAGPVVRQIMDAWLLDQDGHLKPQYAAPTKAPGDPHV, encoded by the coding sequence ATGCCTGAACCCATCCCGATCAAGGATCACGAAAAAGAGACGCGCCTGGTTAACAAGCGGTTGATCGCCTGTGCCTTATTCGTCTTCGCCGTCAGTTGCGCCCTGGTCGTGCGCCTGTACATTCTGCAAGTGGTGGAATTCGACTACCACTCGACTATCTCTGAAAACAACCGCGTCCATGTCTTGCCAATCCCGCCGACGCGCGGCTTGATCTACGACCGCAATGGCGTGTTGCTCGCCGATAACCGCCCCAGTTTCAACCTGACCATCACCCGCGAACGCGCCAACGACGTCAATCAAGAACTGGACGAGGTCATCAATCTCCTGCACCTGCCCGCAGAAGATCGCACAGTCTTCGATAAAGCCATGAAGCAGTCCCGCCACCCGTTTACGCCTGTGACGCTGTTCTATGAGCTGACGGAAGAGCAAATCGCGGTATTGGCCGTCAACGAGTTCCGCCTCCCGGGCCTCGATGTCGAGCCGCAGTTTGTCCGCCACTACCCGCTCGGCGCGCATTTCGCCCATTCGATCGGCTACGTCGGCCGAATCAATGAAAAGGAATCCAAGAGTCTCGACTCGGTTGAATATCGTGGTACCCAATCCATCGGTAAAACTGGCATCGAGCGTTTCTACGAAGCGCAGTTACACGGCCACGTCGGTTACGAGGAAGTCGAAACCAACGCCCAGGGTCGCGTACTCCGTGTGCTCAAGCACACCGATCCGGTGCCTGGTCAGAACATTGTCCTGAGCCTCGACATCAAGCTGCAGGAAGCGGCCGAAGCAGCTCTGGGTGATCGCCGTGGTTCCGTGGTAGCGCTCGATCCGTCAACCGGCGAAGTGTTGGCCATGGTCAGCAATCCCAGCTTCGATCCGAATCTGTTCGTCACCGGTATCAGCTCCAAGGAATACTCGGCACTGCGAGATTCGATCGACCGGCCTCTGTTCAACCGTGTGCTGCGCGGGCTCTATGCGCCGGGTTCAACGATCAAGCCAGAAGTGGCTATCGCCGGCCTCGACGCCGGTGTAGTGACGCCGCAGACTCGCGTCTTCGACCCCGGTTACTACCAGCTCCCGGATTTCGATCACAAGTACCGCAACTGGAACCACAGCGGCGATGGTTGGGTGGACATGGACGCGGCGATCATGCGTTCCAATGACACCTATTTCTACGACCTCGCGCATAAGCTCGGCATTGATCGTCTGCACGATTACATGGCCATGTTCGGCCTTGGTGAGAAAGTCTCGCTGGACATGTTTGAAGAGTCGCCGGGTTTGATGCCATCGCAGGCCTGGAAGCGCGCGACCCGCCGGCAAGCCTGGTTCCCGGGCGAAACCGTCATCCTCGGCATCGGCCAAGGCTACATGCAGGTAACGCCGCTACAACTGGCTCAAGCCACGGCGCTGATCGCCAATAAAGGCGTGTGGAATCGGCCGCACCTGGCCAAGACTGTCGATGGTGTCGCTCCGGTCGACGAGCATCCGATGCCGAACATCCTGCTCAAGGATCCGCGTGACTGGGAACAGGTTAACCACGGTATGCAGATGGTGATGCACGATGCCCGCGGCATCGCCCGCGCGGCAGCGGCGGGGGCGCAATACCGCATCGCCGGCAAGAGTGGTACGGCGCAAGTGGTGGCAATCAAGCAGGGCGAACGCTACAACCGTGAGAAAACCCTCGAACGCCACCGCGACAACGCCTTGTTCGTTGGTTTCGCCCCGGCCGAGCATCCGAAGATCGCGATTTCGGTGATGATCGAAAACGGCGAGGCCGGTGGTCGTGTCGCAGGCCCCGTGGTGCGGCAGATCATGGACGCCTGGTTACTCGATCAGGATGGTCATCTCAAGCCGCAATACGCGGCGCCGACCAAAGCGCCGGGTGACCCGCACGTTTAA
- a CDS encoding helix-turn-helix transcriptional regulator, which produces MTIIVRLDVVMATQKIRSKELASLLGITEANLSLLKNGKVKGVKMATLDKLCAALDCQPGDLLEFQKD; this is translated from the coding sequence ATGACCATTATCGTCCGCCTTGACGTTGTCATGGCCACGCAAAAAATTCGCTCAAAAGAGTTAGCCAGCCTGCTGGGCATCACCGAGGCCAACCTGTCATTACTGAAAAATGGCAAGGTCAAGGGCGTGAAAATGGCCACTTTGGACAAGCTCTGTGCTGCGCTCGATTGCCAGCCAGGCGATCTGCTGGAATTTCAGAAAGACTGA
- a CDS encoding LysE family translocator: MNLSLDLLLGFALFALVTSITPGPNNTMLLASGVNFGFNRTIPHMLGITCGFFVLVVAVGFGLGAVFQSYPILYTVLRYVGAAYLLYLAWKIAHSGPVGDSAEGEAKPISYLGAAAFQWVNPKAWIMAIGAISTYTPMQGYFTNVVVIAAVFAIINLPSVGVWAACGTLLRNVLKDPRWLRVFNWGMAALLVISLYPLLLESFS, translated from the coding sequence ATGAACCTCTCGCTTGATCTGCTGTTGGGCTTTGCCCTGTTTGCTCTTGTCACCTCGATCACGCCGGGGCCGAACAACACCATGTTGCTGGCATCGGGGGTGAATTTCGGCTTTAACCGCACCATCCCGCACATGCTCGGGATCACTTGCGGCTTCTTCGTTCTGGTCGTGGCCGTGGGCTTTGGCCTGGGTGCGGTGTTTCAGAGCTATCCAATTCTCTATACGGTTCTGCGCTATGTCGGCGCGGCGTATCTGCTGTATCTGGCGTGGAAAATCGCTCACTCGGGACCGGTCGGTGACAGTGCCGAAGGCGAGGCGAAGCCGATCAGCTATCTGGGCGCGGCCGCGTTTCAGTGGGTCAATCCCAAGGCGTGGATCATGGCCATCGGCGCTATCAGCACCTACACGCCGATGCAGGGTTATTTCACCAATGTCGTAGTGATTGCTGCGGTATTCGCCATCATTAACCTGCCGAGCGTCGGCGTCTGGGCGGCCTGCGGTACGTTGTTGCGCAATGTGCTGAAGGATCCGCGCTGGTTGCGCGTGTTCAACTGGGGCATGGCCGCATTGCTGGTGATTTCGCTGTACCCGTTACTTCTCGAAAGCTTTAGCTGA
- a CDS encoding aminotransferase class V-fold PLP-dependent enzyme, translating to MNTRPLYFDYAATTPVDERVIQVMIECLGFHGNFGNPASSSHAFGQQARHTVEQARQQVAELVGAQAEQIVWTSGATESNNLALKGVAQARGIAGGHIITSQIEHKAILDTARQLQDAGIAVTYLVPDVDGLITPQAVSEAMRDDTFLVSLMLVNNELGTVNDVQAIGEVVRSREALFHVDAAQGAGKVAIDLAQWPVDLMSFSAHKLYGPKGIGALYVGPRAQQRLQAQIHGGGHEGGLRSGTLATHQIAGMGAAFALAAEAFEAEKQSIVALRERLLEQLLSLPGVRLNGCATARIPHTLSLTFSEGEFNSAVLSHSIAFSATSACNSASNAPSHVLLALGHDAHLAGRTIRLSLGRFTTAEDIDKAVQLIKTACASAPAFWTTGL from the coding sequence ATGAACACACGTCCGTTGTATTTCGATTACGCCGCCACCACCCCGGTGGACGAGCGGGTCATCCAGGTGATGATCGAGTGTCTGGGGTTTCACGGTAACTTCGGCAACCCGGCTTCCAGCTCCCACGCGTTCGGCCAGCAGGCCCGGCACACGGTCGAGCAGGCCCGCCAACAGGTCGCCGAACTGGTCGGCGCTCAGGCCGAACAGATCGTCTGGACCTCCGGTGCCACCGAGTCCAACAACCTCGCCCTTAAAGGTGTAGCCCAAGCGCGCGGGATTGCTGGCGGCCACATCATTACCAGTCAGATTGAACACAAAGCCATCCTCGATACCGCCCGCCAATTGCAGGACGCCGGCATCGCCGTGACCTATCTGGTGCCGGACGTCGACGGCCTGATCACGCCGCAAGCGGTCAGCGAAGCCATGCGCGACGACACCTTTCTGGTGTCGCTGATGCTGGTGAACAACGAGTTGGGCACCGTCAATGATGTTCAAGCAATTGGCGAAGTGGTGCGCAGTCGAGAGGCGCTGTTCCATGTCGACGCGGCGCAAGGCGCCGGTAAAGTGGCAATCGATCTGGCGCAGTGGCCGGTGGATTTGATGTCGTTTTCGGCGCACAAACTTTACGGTCCCAAAGGCATCGGCGCGTTGTACGTCGGCCCACGGGCGCAGCAGCGTTTACAGGCGCAGATTCACGGTGGCGGACACGAAGGTGGTTTGCGCTCCGGGACCCTGGCGACTCATCAGATTGCCGGCATGGGCGCCGCGTTTGCCTTGGCCGCCGAGGCCTTCGAGGCCGAGAAACAATCCATCGTCGCGCTGCGTGAACGCCTGCTCGAACAACTGCTCAGCCTGCCGGGCGTGCGCCTCAATGGCTGCGCCACTGCGCGCATTCCGCACACTTTGAGCCTGACCTTCAGCGAAGGCGAATTCAACAGCGCGGTCTTGAGCCATTCGATCGCCTTTTCCGCGACCTCGGCCTGCAATTCGGCGAGTAACGCGCCGTCCCACGTGCTGTTGGCGTTGGGGCATGACGCGCATCTGGCAGGTCGCACCATTCGCTTGAGCCTCGGCCGTTTTACCACCGCCGAAGATATCGACAAGGCTGTTCAACTGATCAAGACCGCCTGCGCCAGTGCTCCGGCATTTTGGACGACAGGGCTTTAA
- the rhtA gene encoding threonine/homoserine exporter RhtA: MNDQPRSLASMLFPVGLLLIAMASIQSGASLAKSMFPIVGAQGTTTLRLIFASVIMLLILRPWRARLTARSLRTVIVYGMALGGMNFLFYMSLRTVPLGIAVALEFTGPLAVAIYSSRRAIDFLWIALAAAGLMLLIPTGATSAGIDLVGAGYALGAGVCWALYILFGQKAGADNGVTTAALGVMIAALFVAPIGIVHAGAALLTPSLIPIAIGVAILSTALPYTLEMVALTRLPARTFGTLMSIEPAFGALSGLLFLHEFLTLSQWMAILCIILASVGATMTMGSAAKPAIAAD, encoded by the coding sequence ATGAATGACCAGCCACGCTCCCTTGCCTCAATGCTGTTCCCGGTTGGCTTGCTATTAATAGCCATGGCGTCGATCCAGTCAGGAGCGTCTCTGGCCAAAAGCATGTTCCCCATCGTTGGCGCTCAGGGAACCACCACGCTGCGCCTGATCTTCGCCAGCGTGATCATGCTGTTAATCCTGCGTCCATGGCGCGCCAGGCTGACCGCCAGATCACTGCGCACAGTCATCGTGTACGGCATGGCATTGGGCGGCATGAATTTCCTCTTCTATATGTCATTACGCACGGTGCCGTTGGGAATTGCCGTCGCCCTCGAATTTACCGGGCCACTGGCCGTCGCCATCTATTCTTCCCGCCGCGCCATCGACTTTCTCTGGATTGCCCTGGCCGCCGCCGGCTTGATGTTGCTGATTCCAACAGGCGCAACCAGCGCCGGAATCGATCTGGTAGGCGCCGGGTATGCACTGGGAGCGGGTGTCTGCTGGGCGCTATACATCCTGTTTGGTCAGAAGGCCGGCGCCGATAACGGTGTAACGACGGCAGCTTTGGGGGTAATGATCGCGGCGTTATTCGTGGCCCCTATCGGCATCGTGCATGCAGGTGCAGCCCTGTTGACCCCTTCGTTGATCCCGATTGCCATCGGTGTGGCCATCCTGTCCACCGCCCTGCCCTATACACTGGAGATGGTCGCCCTCACCCGCCTCCCGGCACGCACCTTCGGCACATTGATGAGTATCGAACCGGCCTTCGGAGCCCTGTCGGGCCTGTTGTTCCTGCATGAATTCCTCACACTGTCACAATGGATGGCGATCCTGTGCATTATTCTGGCATCCGTCGGCGCAACCATGACCATGGGGAGTGCTGCGAAACCCGCAATCGCGGCTGATTGA